One genomic region from Rhizobium rosettiformans encodes:
- a CDS encoding ABC transporter ATP-binding protein produces the protein MTASMLSPVVEPTGDVVLSVRELKVSARSDQGLFPLVDGLSFDLHRGETLAIAGESGSGKSITSLACMGLLPEPAVRVTGGSIRFGETELTTLPEKRMQAMRGARIAMIFQEPMTALNPVMSIGRQLVEAIRAHEQLSVSQARARALEAVKAVRLSQPEKRLEQYPHELSGGMRQRVMIAMAIALRPAVLIADEPTTALDVTVQREVLDLLRDLQKELGTAVILITHDMGVVAEMADRVIVMRKGKMVEAASTIDLFDAPKDQYTRDLLAAVPRIGDGAERPVSQTRDVLVRYEDVSVNFPIRSGLLGRVAARVHAVEHVSMEIYRGETLSLVGESGCGKSTMAKALVGLVPHEGRIEINGQAMGELGAAGRKAVRRDLQIVFQDPMAALDARMTVGELIREPLVIHGIGTPAEQKARVRELLERVEMSPSVYNRYPHQFSGGQRQRICIARALALKPKLIVCDESVAALDVSIQAKVLDLLRDLQKESGVTYLFISHDMAVVENISDRVAVMYLGQIVEMGTRAQLFGNPQHPYTRRLLDAVPVPDPRRERSAAPRLAGEIPSPVWKVGFQPERVTLVDIGDGHLVGGLG, from the coding sequence ATGACCGCATCCATGCTTTCTCCCGTGGTCGAGCCGACAGGAGACGTCGTCTTGTCGGTTCGCGAGCTCAAGGTCTCGGCCCGCTCGGACCAGGGGCTTTTCCCGCTGGTTGATGGGCTGAGCTTTGATCTTCATCGAGGCGAGACGCTTGCGATCGCGGGAGAGAGCGGTTCGGGCAAGTCGATTACCTCGCTCGCCTGTATGGGTCTTCTGCCCGAACCTGCCGTGCGGGTAACAGGCGGTTCGATCCGTTTCGGCGAGACGGAACTGACCACCCTGCCGGAGAAACGGATGCAGGCGATGCGCGGCGCGCGCATCGCCATGATCTTCCAGGAGCCGATGACCGCGCTCAATCCGGTCATGAGCATCGGCCGCCAATTGGTCGAAGCGATCCGCGCGCACGAGCAACTTTCGGTGTCGCAGGCGCGAGCGCGGGCCCTCGAAGCGGTCAAGGCGGTGCGTCTCTCCCAGCCCGAGAAGCGGCTCGAACAATATCCGCATGAACTCTCTGGCGGCATGCGCCAGCGCGTCATGATTGCCATGGCAATTGCGCTTAGGCCCGCCGTTCTGATCGCCGACGAGCCGACGACGGCGCTCGATGTCACGGTGCAGCGTGAGGTTCTCGATCTGCTGCGCGACCTGCAGAAGGAACTCGGGACCGCCGTCATCCTGATCACCCATGACATGGGCGTCGTGGCCGAGATGGCGGACCGCGTCATCGTGATGCGCAAGGGAAAGATGGTCGAGGCCGCGAGCACGATCGATCTCTTCGATGCGCCGAAAGACCAATACACGCGTGACCTGCTTGCGGCGGTGCCGCGCATCGGCGACGGGGCTGAGCGTCCGGTCTCTCAAACCCGTGATGTGCTGGTGCGTTATGAGGATGTCTCGGTGAATTTCCCGATCCGTTCGGGGCTTCTTGGACGCGTCGCGGCGCGTGTGCATGCGGTAGAGCATGTTTCAATGGAGATATACCGCGGCGAAACCCTGTCGCTTGTCGGCGAGTCCGGCTGCGGCAAGTCAACAATGGCGAAGGCGCTTGTCGGACTGGTGCCCCATGAAGGCCGCATCGAGATCAATGGACAGGCGATGGGGGAACTTGGTGCTGCTGGCCGCAAGGCGGTCCGGCGCGATCTGCAGATCGTGTTCCAGGACCCCATGGCAGCGCTTGATGCACGCATGACCGTCGGCGAGCTTATCCGCGAACCGCTGGTCATTCACGGGATCGGAACGCCGGCCGAACAGAAGGCACGCGTGCGCGAACTTCTGGAGCGCGTGGAGATGTCGCCGAGCGTCTACAACCGCTACCCGCACCAGTTCTCCGGTGGTCAGCGTCAGCGCATCTGCATCGCGCGCGCCTTGGCGCTGAAACCGAAACTGATTGTCTGTGACGAAAGCGTTGCTGCTTTGGACGTGTCGATCCAGGCGAAGGTGCTTGATCTTTTACGCGACCTGCAGAAGGAAAGCGGTGTGACGTATCTCTTTATCAGCCACGACATGGCGGTGGTGGAAAATATCTCCGACCGAGTTGCCGTGATGTATCTTGGCCAGATCGTGGAAATGGGGACGCGCGCACAGCTGTTTGGCAATCCACAACACCCCTATACTAGGCGCCTTCTGGACGCCGTCCCGGTTCCAGACCCGCGCCGCGAGAGGTCAGCAGCCCCCCGATTGGCGGGCGAGATCCCGAGCCCGGTGTGGAAGGTCGGCTTTCAGCCAGAGCGCGTCACGCTGGTCGACATCGGCGATGGCCACCTCGTGGGAGGTCTCGGCTAG
- a CDS encoding acetamidase/formamidase family protein: MCKHCNHTIHAHQHHFGWDNSFAPALTAAPGETILFQCLDSSGGQLGPQSTVEDVQALDFAKINPVSGPIYVDGAKPGDVLKVTIESFTPQLRDGAGFGWTANIPGFGLLADQFTVPALNVWKFDAASMEPALFGKSGRVPLKPFAGTIGNAVAEKGHHSVVPPRRVGGNLDIRDLSAGTTLYLPVEVEGALFSVGDTHAAQGDGEVCGTAIESPFDVVLTLDLIKDQPLKMPRFTTPGPVTRHLDSKGYEVTTGIGPDLWAAARDAVSGMVDLLAATQKMDPVDAYMLVSTCGDLRISEIVDMPNVVVSFYFPRAVFE; encoded by the coding sequence ATGTGCAAGCACTGTAATCACACGATCCACGCCCATCAGCATCACTTCGGCTGGGACAATTCCTTTGCTCCAGCGCTGACCGCAGCACCGGGCGAGACGATCTTGTTCCAGTGCCTTGACAGTTCTGGGGGCCAACTTGGCCCCCAGTCCACCGTCGAGGATGTGCAGGCGCTCGATTTTGCCAAGATCAACCCGGTGTCGGGGCCGATCTATGTCGATGGTGCCAAGCCCGGTGACGTGCTGAAGGTGACCATCGAGAGCTTCACGCCGCAGCTTCGTGATGGCGCAGGCTTTGGCTGGACGGCAAACATCCCGGGCTTCGGGCTGCTGGCCGACCAGTTCACTGTCCCTGCGCTCAATGTCTGGAAGTTCGATGCGGCGAGCATGGAGCCTGCGTTGTTCGGCAAGAGCGGGCGCGTGCCTCTCAAACCCTTTGCGGGAACCATCGGCAATGCAGTTGCTGAAAAGGGCCATCATTCGGTCGTTCCGCCGCGGCGCGTCGGCGGCAATCTTGATATCCGCGATCTTTCCGCTGGAACGACGCTCTATCTGCCGGTCGAGGTTGAAGGTGCACTGTTTTCCGTAGGCGATACACACGCCGCCCAGGGCGATGGTGAGGTTTGCGGCACGGCCATTGAAAGCCCCTTCGATGTCGTTTTGACACTCGACCTGATCAAGGATCAGCCACTGAAGATGCCGCGTTTCACGACGCCGGGACCTGTCACCCGTCATCTCGATTCCAAGGGCTATGAGGTGACGACCGGCATCGGTCCGGACCTCTGGGCAGCAGCCCGGGATGCCGTTTCCGGCATGGTCGATCTTCTCGCCGCGACGCAGAAGATGGACCCGGTCGACGCCTATATGCTCGTCTCGACCTGCGGCGATCTTCGGATTTCCGAAATCGTCGACATGCCGAATGTCGTGGTGAGCTTCTACTTCCCAAGGGCCGTCTTCGAATGA
- a CDS encoding ABC transporter substrate-binding protein, whose translation MKKLILSTALATLMALPAFAPARAQEPKHGGNMVVTYKDDVATLDPAIGYDWQNWSMIKSVFDGLMDYEPGTTNLRPGLAESHEISDDGLTYTFKLRPGVKFHNGRELVADDVVYSINRVVNPATQSPGQGFFAMIDGYDAAAEGKAETVSGVSAPDASTVVFKLSRPDATFLHVMALNFSFVVPREAVEEAGADFGKKPVGTGAFKLTEWSLGQRLVFEKNADYWISGVPYLDSFTVEVGQEPVVALLRAQNGEVDIPGDGIPPAKFVEVMQDEAQKSLVVEGGQLHTGYITMNVTKAPFDKVEVRRAVNMAINKDRILQVINGRAVPATQPLPPSMPGYTEGYEGYKFDQEGAKKLLADAGYADGFETELFVMNTDPNPRIAQAIQQDLKAVGINASIKSLAQANVIEAGGAGNAPMIWSGGMAWIADFPDPANFYGPILGCGGAGEGGWNWSKYCNADLDKMAADADSIVDPAKVDERLAKWSDIYMKVMEDAPWAPVFNEQRYTMKSARMGGDNALYVDPVSIPVNYDYVFIKE comes from the coding sequence ATGAAGAAGCTTATCCTTTCAACTGCGCTTGCAACCCTCATGGCCCTGCCGGCCTTTGCCCCGGCCAGGGCCCAGGAACCGAAGCACGGTGGCAATATGGTGGTGACCTACAAGGACGACGTCGCGACGCTCGATCCGGCGATCGGTTACGACTGGCAGAACTGGTCGATGATCAAGTCGGTCTTCGATGGCCTGATGGACTACGAGCCCGGCACAACCAATCTGCGCCCGGGTCTTGCCGAGAGCCATGAGATTTCCGATGACGGACTGACCTATACGTTCAAGCTGCGTCCCGGCGTCAAGTTCCACAATGGCCGCGAACTCGTGGCTGACGACGTCGTCTACTCGATCAACCGCGTCGTCAATCCGGCCACGCAGTCGCCAGGCCAGGGCTTCTTCGCGATGATCGACGGCTATGACGCGGCCGCCGAGGGCAAGGCCGAAACGGTTTCGGGTGTTTCCGCGCCCGATGCGAGCACCGTCGTCTTCAAGCTGTCGCGCCCGGATGCGACCTTCCTGCACGTGATGGCACTCAACTTTTCGTTCGTTGTGCCCAGGGAAGCGGTCGAGGAAGCCGGCGCAGACTTCGGCAAGAAACCGGTCGGCACCGGGGCATTCAAGTTGACCGAATGGTCGCTCGGCCAGCGCCTCGTCTTCGAGAAGAACGCCGATTATTGGATCTCCGGCGTTCCCTATCTCGACAGCTTCACGGTCGAAGTCGGGCAGGAACCGGTCGTCGCCTTGCTGCGCGCGCAGAACGGTGAAGTCGACATCCCAGGTGATGGCATTCCGCCGGCCAAGTTCGTCGAAGTGATGCAGGACGAGGCGCAGAAAAGCCTCGTGGTCGAAGGCGGCCAGCTGCACACTGGCTACATCACCATGAATGTCACCAAGGCGCCGTTCGACAAGGTTGAGGTACGCCGTGCCGTGAACATGGCGATCAACAAGGATCGCATTCTTCAGGTCATCAATGGCCGCGCCGTTCCGGCAACCCAGCCGCTTCCGCCGTCCATGCCGGGCTACACCGAAGGTTATGAGGGCTACAAGTTCGATCAGGAGGGCGCAAAGAAGCTTCTGGCCGACGCGGGCTACGCGGACGGTTTCGAGACCGAACTTTTCGTCATGAACACCGATCCGAACCCGCGTATCGCCCAGGCGATCCAGCAGGACCTCAAGGCTGTTGGCATCAACGCATCGATCAAGTCGCTCGCCCAGGCCAATGTGATCGAGGCAGGCGGCGCCGGCAATGCGCCGATGATCTGGTCGGGCGGCATGGCCTGGATCGCTGACTTCCCGGATCCGGCCAACTTCTACGGGCCTATCCTCGGATGCGGCGGTGCCGGCGAAGGTGGCTGGAACTGGTCGAAATACTGCAATGCCGACCTCGACAAGATGGCCGCAGACGCCGATTCCATCGTCGATCCTGCCAAGGTCGACGAACGCCTCGCCAAGTGGTCCGATATCTACATGAAGGTGATGGAAGACGCGCCCTGGGCGCCGGTGTTCAACGAGCAGCGCTACACGATGAAGTCAGCCCGCATGGGTGGCGATAACGCTCTATACGTCGATCCGGTGTCCATCCCGGTCAACTACGACTACGTCTTCATCAAGGAGTGA
- a CDS encoding ABC transporter permease produces MAAYILRRLVQSALILLGVSFITFVLLYVLPADPVRQIAGRSATAATVESIRQQLGLDQPFLVQYGNYLFNLVQGDFGRSYLQKTEVAELLFSRLPATLLLLVAAIGCELLIGLPLGIVAALNRGKAIDNGLMLTSFLTVSAPQFVVALLLLFVFAVKLGWFPIGGYGTFAHLVLPAVTLGILGSGWYSRIMRSSMVDVLRADFIRTARAKGLGRSRVILGHALPNAILPIIAMIGIDIGLFMSGIVVVESVFGWPGIGQLAWQAIQRVDIPIIMGVTLVSACGIVIGNLIADLISPLIDPRIKLR; encoded by the coding sequence ATGGCTGCCTATATCCTCAGACGCCTGGTTCAGTCGGCGCTCATCCTGCTCGGCGTGTCCTTCATCACCTTCGTCCTGCTCTACGTGCTGCCGGCAGACCCGGTCCGCCAGATTGCTGGTCGCTCCGCTACAGCTGCAACTGTCGAGAGCATTCGCCAGCAGCTCGGGCTGGATCAGCCGTTTCTCGTCCAGTACGGCAACTATCTCTTCAATCTCGTCCAGGGCGATTTCGGACGCTCCTATCTGCAGAAGACCGAAGTCGCCGAGCTTCTGTTTTCGCGCCTGCCGGCAACCTTGCTCCTGCTCGTTGCAGCGATCGGTTGCGAGCTCCTGATCGGCCTGCCGCTGGGTATTGTGGCTGCGCTCAATCGCGGCAAGGCGATCGACAACGGGCTGATGCTGACAAGCTTCCTGACCGTCTCAGCACCGCAATTCGTCGTGGCCCTGTTGTTGCTGTTCGTCTTTGCGGTGAAGCTCGGCTGGTTCCCGATCGGGGGATACGGCACCTTCGCCCATCTCGTTTTGCCGGCCGTGACACTCGGTATCCTCGGCTCGGGCTGGTACTCGCGCATCATGCGATCCTCCATGGTCGACGTATTGCGGGCCGACTTCATCCGCACCGCCCGCGCCAAGGGCCTCGGCCGCAGCAGGGTCATTCTTGGACATGCCCTGCCCAACGCCATCCTGCCGATCATCGCGATGATCGGTATCGACATCGGCCTCTTCATGTCGGGCATTGTCGTTGTCGAAAGCGTCTTTGGCTGGCCCGGCATCGGTCAGCTCGCCTGGCAAGCGATCCAGCGCGTCGACATTCCGATCATCATGGGCGTTACGCTCGTCTCTGCCTGCGGCATCGTCATCGGCAATCTGATTGCCGACCTGATTTCGCCGCTCATCGATCCGCGCATCAAGCTGCGCTGA
- a CDS encoding ABC transporter permease, translating to MADASIPPEPLTVPEGGPSVWQQLAERKLALLGLLITFVCVGGAIFAPWLAPYDPYEQFFDGLTIEGAPLPPNAMFWFGTDLLGRDLFSRILYGAQTSLVIGLVANGAALLIGTLVGVTAGYFRGIIGAVLMRFTDLMMAFPALLLAICLAAIFSPSLWIVAMVIAFVNWVQTARVIFTQTSSLAERDYIAAEKTLGAGHGRILFKHILPHLIPTLIVWGTLGISTTVLLEATLSFLGIGVQPPIPSWGNIIFENQTYFQSAPWLVFIPGAAILLLALAFNLVGDALRDILDPTQQGRD from the coding sequence ATGGCAGACGCATCGATCCCGCCTGAACCCTTGACCGTTCCGGAAGGCGGGCCATCTGTGTGGCAGCAACTGGCTGAACGCAAGCTGGCACTGCTGGGGCTCCTGATCACCTTTGTCTGTGTTGGTGGCGCGATCTTTGCCCCGTGGCTTGCGCCTTACGACCCTTACGAGCAGTTCTTTGACGGCCTCACCATCGAAGGCGCGCCCTTGCCGCCGAACGCGATGTTCTGGTTCGGCACGGATCTTCTGGGCAGAGACCTGTTCTCGCGCATCTTGTATGGCGCGCAGACCTCACTTGTGATCGGGCTGGTTGCCAATGGGGCTGCCTTGCTGATCGGCACGCTGGTGGGTGTGACTGCGGGTTACTTCCGCGGCATCATCGGTGCCGTGCTGATGCGCTTCACCGATCTGATGATGGCCTTTCCGGCGCTGCTCCTGGCGATCTGCCTGGCTGCGATCTTTTCCCCGTCTCTCTGGATCGTTGCGATGGTGATTGCCTTTGTAAACTGGGTCCAGACCGCACGCGTGATCTTCACGCAGACCTCCTCGCTCGCCGAGCGCGACTATATCGCTGCGGAAAAGACGCTTGGCGCCGGCCATGGGCGCATCCTGTTCAAGCACATCCTGCCCCATCTGATCCCGACATTGATCGTCTGGGGCACGCTCGGGATATCGACTACTGTCCTCCTGGAGGCGACCTTGTCGTTCCTCGGCATCGGCGTTCAACCGCCAATCCCGTCCTGGGGCAACATCATCTTTGAGAACCAGACCTACTTCCAGTCCGCACCTTGGCTGGTCTTCATTCCAGGCGCTGCAATTCTCCTGCTGGCGCTTGCCTTCAACCTCGTCGGCGATGCACTGCGCGACATTCTCGATCCGACGCAACAGGGGCGTGACTGA
- a CDS encoding ANTAR domain-containing response regulator yields MTRIRTENLGGATAWILHRPHPSVNGLVRQLGVIGLEVREVWPELPAETMEADFIFYDADMGHDEQFPWAPGQSPMPMIALIGSEAPGRLRWAMEMGAHAQLLKPMSDKGVYAALLVARSNFDRAKASEALIADLQSRLSARQTIVRAVMLFVMKGKTEAEAYDLLRQTAMAWRVTIEIAAERMVANHSHERGADDGRRIDPA; encoded by the coding sequence ATGACCCGCATCAGGACAGAAAATCTTGGTGGAGCAACCGCGTGGATCCTGCACCGACCTCACCCTTCCGTAAATGGGCTTGTCCGCCAACTCGGGGTCATTGGCCTTGAGGTCCGCGAGGTCTGGCCCGAGCTTCCGGCCGAGACGATGGAGGCAGACTTCATCTTCTACGATGCAGATATGGGCCACGACGAGCAGTTCCCCTGGGCGCCTGGTCAATCACCCATGCCGATGATCGCACTGATCGGATCTGAAGCGCCGGGCCGCTTGCGCTGGGCGATGGAAATGGGCGCGCACGCCCAGCTCCTGAAGCCCATGAGCGACAAGGGCGTCTATGCGGCTCTCCTCGTCGCGCGCAGCAATTTTGATCGGGCCAAGGCCTCCGAAGCCCTGATCGCCGATCTGCAGAGCCGCCTTTCGGCACGTCAGACGATCGTACGCGCCGTCATGCTCTTCGTGATGAAGGGCAAGACAGAGGCCGAAGCCTATGACCTCCTGCGCCAGACCGCGATGGCCTGGCGCGTGACCATCGAGATTGCCGCCGAGCGGATGGTGGCTAATCACTCGCATGAAAGGGGTGCCGACGATGGCAGACGCATCGATCCCGCCTGA
- a CDS encoding transporter substrate-binding protein, whose translation MKRIVDIGVLLSRSGMYAALSRASRDGVFRGVEEVNADPGLDVSFRVTERDPDGRLDRYAPLCREILRGCGVRHIFGCITSASRKEVIPELERFDGILWYPVPYEGFEASERVAYMHACPNQHLLPLLDWALPTLGKRAYLVGSNYIWGWEMAQIAREKIAAAGGQVLGDRYLPIGDTELDHIISDIRALKPSFILNSLVGDSAYAFLARLAQLKQEAEFADGLTVLSCNFTECEIEAAGEAAEGLVSAGPWFEPDGGRGGSFYEMARQSVHELALLLHGRPEAEELPLAELLHMALKAGRTTRLDPVHLHARQPAIIARLENGRFQEIRRLPVMRADPYLTQRTQPVYAGSHLKVVS comes from the coding sequence ATGAAGCGGATCGTAGACATTGGTGTGCTTTTGTCACGCAGCGGCATGTATGCTGCCTTGTCGCGCGCTAGCCGCGACGGCGTGTTTCGTGGCGTTGAGGAGGTGAATGCCGATCCGGGGCTCGATGTATCCTTCCGCGTCACCGAACGCGACCCTGACGGACGGCTTGACCGTTACGCGCCTCTCTGCCGCGAAATCCTGCGTGGTTGCGGCGTGCGCCATATCTTCGGCTGCATCACGTCAGCAAGCCGCAAGGAGGTCATTCCTGAACTCGAGCGCTTCGACGGGATCTTGTGGTACCCGGTGCCGTATGAGGGATTTGAGGCGTCCGAGCGGGTCGCCTACATGCATGCCTGCCCGAACCAGCATCTGCTGCCGCTTCTGGACTGGGCGCTGCCCACGCTCGGAAAGCGCGCCTATCTCGTCGGCTCCAATTATATCTGGGGCTGGGAGATGGCGCAGATTGCCCGAGAGAAGATCGCAGCTGCGGGCGGACAGGTTCTGGGCGATCGCTACCTTCCGATCGGTGACACGGAACTCGACCACATCATCAGTGATATAAGGGCATTGAAGCCGAGCTTCATACTGAACTCGCTCGTTGGCGACAGCGCTTACGCCTTTCTGGCGCGGCTCGCCCAGTTAAAGCAGGAGGCCGAATTCGCCGATGGCTTGACCGTGCTGTCGTGCAACTTCACCGAATGCGAGATCGAGGCGGCAGGAGAGGCGGCCGAAGGGCTGGTTTCGGCCGGTCCGTGGTTCGAGCCAGACGGCGGGAGGGGCGGATCGTTTTACGAGATGGCGCGCCAGTCCGTGCATGAACTGGCACTGCTTCTGCATGGTCGCCCCGAGGCAGAAGAGCTGCCCCTGGCGGAACTCTTGCACATGGCGCTCAAAGCAGGCCGCACGACGCGCCTTGATCCCGTGCACCTGCATGCGCGCCAGCCGGCAATCATCGCACGTCTGGAAAATGGACGGTTTCAGGAGATCAGGCGACTGCCTGTGATGCGTGCCGATCCCTACCTCACCCAAAGGACGCAGCCCGTTTATGCGGGCTCCCACCTGAAAGTGGTGTCATGA
- a CDS encoding type II toxin-antitoxin system HipA family toxin: MPNATLDPKSISSLEVLLNDTKVGMLVRTPGDFTAFSFEESYRETGGFPVLSLSFRAANGGLRKDPKPVARALPAFFANLLPEDKLRDAMEKHHAGSVRAGNDFDLLAALGSDLPGAVRVVPSGGAGTPNVGLSTYLPRARFSLAGVQMKLSVIKNTGKGGGLTIPLGDVQGSYIAKFPSTSFPGVSENEYANLALAEAIGMEVPERELVEQSAFEGIPDEFESLADGKVLLVKRFDRSAEGQRIHIEDFAQVFGIYPSRKYEGAAYHDIAAALGIAVSSSVALDFVRRLALAVVTGNGDMHLKNWSLIYREKGNEPALAPVYDVLSTVPYLPADAMALSLAGERAFKAMNAQRWKVFANRARLPEAAVMKAVVETVEQVNQSWWSLPERAHIPKKVLDRVDAHIKLMTPILATCAD; this comes from the coding sequence ATGCCTAACGCAACTTTGGATCCGAAATCCATCTCGTCACTTGAAGTGCTGCTGAACGACACAAAGGTCGGCATGCTCGTCAGAACGCCAGGCGACTTCACGGCGTTCAGCTTCGAGGAAAGCTATCGCGAGACGGGTGGCTTCCCAGTGCTCAGTCTCTCATTCCGTGCGGCAAACGGAGGTTTGCGTAAGGATCCCAAGCCGGTCGCGAGAGCATTACCCGCGTTCTTTGCGAACCTTCTTCCTGAGGATAAACTGCGCGACGCGATGGAAAAGCACCATGCGGGTAGCGTGCGAGCTGGAAATGATTTCGATTTGCTCGCGGCGCTCGGCTCGGATCTGCCGGGCGCCGTCCGTGTCGTGCCGAGCGGTGGGGCCGGTACTCCCAATGTAGGGCTGTCTACTTACCTACCCAGGGCCCGGTTTTCCCTTGCGGGTGTGCAGATGAAGCTCTCGGTCATCAAGAACACAGGCAAAGGTGGCGGCCTGACCATACCATTGGGGGATGTACAGGGTTCATATATCGCCAAGTTTCCATCGACATCGTTCCCGGGCGTTTCGGAAAACGAATACGCCAATCTCGCCTTGGCCGAAGCGATCGGAATGGAAGTGCCGGAACGTGAACTCGTCGAACAATCAGCATTCGAGGGGATCCCCGATGAATTCGAGAGCTTGGCAGACGGAAAAGTCCTACTCGTCAAACGCTTCGATCGCAGTGCTGAGGGCCAGCGCATCCATATTGAGGACTTCGCTCAGGTGTTTGGTATCTATCCTTCGCGAAAGTATGAAGGCGCCGCCTATCACGACATCGCTGCAGCCCTCGGGATCGCCGTCTCATCCTCAGTTGCGCTAGACTTCGTTCGTCGACTGGCTTTGGCAGTTGTTACCGGCAATGGCGACATGCACCTTAAAAACTGGTCACTGATCTATCGCGAGAAAGGAAATGAGCCGGCGCTGGCTCCCGTCTACGATGTGCTTTCTACTGTGCCCTATCTTCCAGCAGACGCCATGGCGCTGTCGCTTGCAGGTGAGAGGGCTTTCAAGGCAATGAACGCCCAGCGATGGAAGGTCTTCGCCAACCGTGCACGACTGCCGGAAGCTGCTGTCATGAAGGCGGTCGTTGAGACAGTTGAGCAAGTCAACCAGTCGTGGTGGTCCCTGCCCGAACGCGCTCATATTCCCAAAAAAGTGCTGGATCGGGTCGACGCCCACATAAAGCTTATGACACCGATCCTTGCTACTTGCGCGGACTAG
- a CDS encoding helix-turn-helix domain-containing protein encodes MKSEPDALLEIGRLLKTTRKSLGFTQERVAEMAGISRPRYREIEAGSSSARTTTLINISRALNMELMLIPQSMIPAVNALLQLDSADDDLPAFVVSPDGGADA; translated from the coding sequence ATGAAATCTGAACCTGACGCCCTTCTCGAAATAGGACGGTTGTTGAAGACGACGCGAAAGAGCTTAGGCTTCACTCAAGAGCGGGTTGCAGAAATGGCGGGCATATCGCGTCCGCGGTACCGCGAGATTGAAGCCGGCAGCAGCTCTGCTCGCACGACCACGCTGATCAACATTAGTCGCGCACTCAATATGGAGCTGATGCTCATCCCGCAATCCATGATCCCAGCGGTTAATGCTCTGCTGCAGCTTGACAGCGCCGACGATGATCTTCCTGCTTTCGTCGTCAGTCCCGACGGTGGCGCCGATGCCTAA
- a CDS encoding MurR/RpiR family transcriptional regulator, which translates to MPPKEHSFLTRVRQALPELHPAERRVGDFVCDFPGELASYSAQELAALAHVSKATVSRFIQRLGYQNYEEARRHARLEKQTGSRLFLSTSADASAEQSVAAHIAQSVSNLESTFLAVSDSQITAAATAILNARKVWVIGFRASQPFASYLQWQLTQVIENITAIPGNGQTLGEHLVSLVPQDVVIVFGLRRRVARMELILDQIQRSKAKLLYVTDEGVPFVTSAAWHFQCHTLAPGPLFNHVSVMALCHLLTTRCIEIAGVAGRSRLRGIEGLNDSLEEL; encoded by the coding sequence ATGCCCCCCAAAGAACATTCTTTCCTCACCAGGGTCAGACAAGCCTTGCCAGAGCTTCATCCGGCCGAACGGCGTGTGGGCGATTTTGTCTGTGACTTTCCGGGCGAACTCGCAAGCTATTCTGCACAAGAATTGGCGGCCCTTGCTCATGTGTCCAAAGCAACCGTCTCGCGCTTTATCCAACGGCTCGGCTATCAGAATTACGAGGAAGCCCGGCGCCATGCACGCTTAGAAAAGCAAACCGGGTCACGGCTATTCCTGTCCACGTCAGCAGATGCGTCTGCGGAACAATCGGTTGCAGCCCACATTGCACAAAGCGTCTCCAACCTCGAATCGACCTTTCTCGCCGTTTCCGACAGCCAGATTACAGCGGCTGCGACCGCCATATTGAATGCGCGCAAGGTCTGGGTCATCGGCTTCAGGGCCAGTCAACCCTTTGCAAGCTACCTTCAATGGCAACTTACGCAGGTCATCGAAAACATAACCGCCATTCCCGGCAATGGGCAAACGCTGGGCGAGCATCTTGTAAGTCTTGTGCCTCAGGATGTCGTGATCGTCTTCGGCCTCAGGCGCCGCGTGGCGCGTATGGAACTCATTCTCGACCAGATCCAACGATCGAAAGCAAAATTGCTTTACGTGACAGACGAGGGCGTCCCGTTTGTGACGAGCGCGGCATGGCACTTCCAATGCCATACCTTGGCCCCTGGCCCCTTGTTCAACCATGTATCCGTCATGGCCTTGTGCCATCTTCTGACGACACGATGCATTGAAATTGCCGGCGTGGCGGGCCGCAGCAGGCTGCGCGGCATCGAGGGATTGAACGACAGTCTGGAAGAATTGTGA